A window of Scomber scombrus chromosome 23, fScoSco1.1, whole genome shotgun sequence contains these coding sequences:
- the dok1b gene encoding docking protein 1b, which produces MDTHIKEGQLYVQHQKFGKKWKKNWFVLYPASQNGIARLEFFDSPSGGGGVAGGGSGSGSNEKTRKLDKKIIRLSECISILPSLTESCPKDNMAAFCVETNDKTHVFAAEKSTAKDWMDTMCDIAFQGGGGASSSAVDSNGGAHDLQMSENLIYYSREEVNEFWVSVQRTEASERCGLAGNYWLKAESDILICKDPKTKKKILVWPYKLLRRYGRDRVMFSFEAGRRCDSGPGNFTFETKHGNEIFTLVDQAIQSQKVQAEERHLSCPINFDLECPSSLQHVRNPAGGDSSSCSSREADNDSGGSKPGSADGVLGKREGGDGAGGGRGQGGGAVGAAHKGRSLPEPPAMLGVMGGGTTPPRSPRGQGGAKGIPLADELECFYSEPADSVRVQSSDCLYSDPVDSIKGQNQSSNPSNPPVPTPRLRPVGDENSGGDPHHGSSNHRKQPDLYTHLYDQINLELSQKTSGLNLNGAGNTGGLGRGGVRGVNNTRRPPAGQAEGPSTPPAMPLEHIYDEPEGCAMASTCITTGMTIYNEARLEPHSHRRQEEASESQRHSPPQLGRGGPPAPRWPKPTTAPKPGRNPFGRKEPVPLPPGKPGSNVNNNNNNNIWGEGGGGGGGGGNGGRELYSKVSKQKPSSSNSWYSQHHQAPLRSPDIIYDNLGDI; this is translated from the exons ATGGACACCCACATTAAAGAGGGACAGCTCTATGTGCAGCATCAGAAGTTTGGAAAG AAATGGAAGAAGAACTGGTTCGTCCTCTACCCCGCCAGCCAAAACGGCATCGCCCGCCTCGAGTTCTTCGACTCTCCATCGGGCGGAGGGGGCGTGGCAGGTGGAGGCTCGGGCAGCGGGTCAAACGAGAAAACCAGGAAGCTGGACAAGAAGATCATCCGCCTGTCGGAGTGCATTTCCATCCTGCCTTCGCTGACGGAAAGCTGTCCCAAAGACAACATGGCAGCGTTCTGTGTGGAAACCAACGACAAGACCCATGTGTTCGCTGCGGAGAAGAGCACCGCCAAGGACTGGATGGATACCATGTGTGACATCGCATTTCAG GGAGGAGGCGGCGCCAGCAGTTCTGCTGTAGACTCTAATGGAGGAGCACATGACCTGCAGATGTCTGAGAACCTCATCTACTACTCCAGAGAGGAGG TGAATGAGTTCTGGGTGAGCGTTCAGCGTACCGAGGCGTCAGAGCGCTGCGGGCTGGCTGGCAACTATTGGCTAAAAGCCGAAAGCGACATCTTGATCTGTAAGGACCCAAAGACGAAGAAGAAAATTCTGGTCTGGCCCTACAAGCTGCTGAGGAGATATGGGAGAGACCGG GTGATGTTTTCGTTCGAGGCGGGCCGACGCTGCGATTCGGGCCCGGGCAACTTCACCTTCGAGACCAAGCACGGCAACGAGATCTTCACGCTGGTGGACCAGGCCATCCAGTCGCAGAAGGTGCAGGCTGAGGAGCGTCACCTCAGCTGCCCCATCAACTTTGATCTTGAATGCCCCTCGTCGCTGCAGCACGTACGCAACCCCGCCGGCggagacagcagcagctgcagcagtcggGAGGCGGACAACGACTCGGGCGGCAGCAAACCGGGCTCTGCGGACGGCGTGCTcgggaagagggagggaggagacggagcgggaggaggaagggggcaAGGAGGCGGCGCGGTAGGAGCGGCGCACAAAGGGAGGAGTTTACCAGAACCACCGGCCATGTTGGGAGTTATGGGAGGAGGAACCACGCCTCCGCGGTCTCCCAGAGGGCAGGGAGGAGCAAAAGGTATTCCTTTAGCCGATGAACTCGAATGTTTCTATTCTGAGCCGGCCGATTCGGTCCGGGTGCAAAGCTCCGACTGCCTCTACTCCGACCCGGTGGACAGCATCAAGGGCCAGAACCAATCCAGCAACCCGTCGAATCCTCCAGTGCCCACCCCACGCCTCCGACCGGTGGGCGACGAGAACTCGGGAGGGGATCCTCACCACGGAAGCAGCAACCACAGGAAACAGCCAGACCTGTATACGCATTTGTACGACCAGATCAACCTGGAGCTGAGCCAAAAAACGAGCGGCCTGAATCTGAACGGAGCCGGAAACACGGGAGGGTTGGGAAGAGGTGGAGTGAGAGGGGTGAATAACACCAGGCGACCCCCGGCAGGTCAAGCAGAAGGGCCGTCAACGCCTCCCGCTATGCCTCTGGAGCACATATACGACGAGCCGGAGGGTTGCGCCATGGCGAGCACGTGCATTACTACGGGGATGACTATTTATAACGAGGCCCGTTTGGAGCCTCACAGCCacaggaggcaggaggaggcgTCGGAATCCCAAAGACACTCTCCTCCGCAGCTGGGCCGTGGCGGACCTCCAGCCCCGAGGTGGCCCAAACCGACCACCGCGCCAAAGCCTGGCAGGAATCCTTTTGGACGGAAGGAGCCCGTACCGTTGCCCCCTGGGAAACCTGGCAGTAAtgtgaacaacaacaacaacaacaacatttggggtgaaggaggaggaggaggaggaggaggaggaaatgggGGGAGGGAGCTGTACAGCAAAGTGTCTAAACAGAAACCTTCCTCTTCTAATTCGTGGTACAGCCAGCACCACCAAGCGCCGCTGAGGTCACCCGATATCATCTATGACAACTTGGGAGACATTTGA